The genomic region CTGCGAACAGctttacggggggggggggataacgGGGGAAGTCTTCAAAAATCAAGACCCGCggcgccggcccccggccccgcccgcggtaAGACCAGGTTAGGGGTGGCCGGGGCACCCCTGCCCCGGGACCGGGGGTGCCGGGGAGCAGCCCCGGTTGCACGGACCTCACCCGCGCGGTCCCCCGTCTCTGATTGTTACAGCgcggttttttccccctcttttatGAACATGGGAATGCGTGAGAGCAAAGCGGAAAACGATCTCCTCGGGGGGTCCTCCTGCAACCTGCCACCAGACGCTGTTTAAGCAGATAACCTGTTTATTTCCGACCAATCCCGCGTGCCCTGAACGGCagggctttctctttctcttccctctctccccgcTACCTGTATTAAAACCGCCGTCAGAATAGAGGATGCAATTGTTTGCTCCCTCAGCCCGCCCCAGGACGTGAAGCTCCTGGAAGTTTTTTTCAGTACGGAGGAGGTATTTCCCCATGTACGGTAGAATCAGATCcgtttatttttattcctgccAGAATTGATCTTTTTTTGTGGGACAGTTGCAAAGTTCCGTTCTGTGCAAATAAGGCGCCTACAAACTACCCCTGTTGCATCTGCCTGTGCTAACCCGGAATAATTCCTCCTCCTGACACCGTGCTCATGAACTTTCATCTCCCACATGAGCACGTGTTACATTTCTCTGTCTTAGTGATAGTTATCAAGGCTTGTAAGCAATCAATTATAGCGCTATATTGAGTCTTCTGTTAATTTCAGAGCCAGCTTCTTAATGCAACACAGCAGTCTCTGTGAGTTTGGGAACAGTGACTAGTCTGCTACAAAGTACCTTAGACCTTTGAAGATAGGGAAGAAAGTCTGGagtgaaagtaatttaaaaaacccagagaaacagcaaaacaaaaaatctcccaaaccaaccaaccaaccaaccaaaaaaaaccccaacccaaaaccccacaaaaaaccccgCAATTTTTACGCGATCTTAGCTTTATGTGGCTTTGTGCTAGTTCTGGTATCAGTCCATTCTAATAATAGAAATAGGGAAAATAGCAGATGTTTTTGGGATCCAAGAAAATCTGTGTTGCAGAAAGAGCTGACCTAACAATCAAAGTGCAAGCTGTTTTAACAGACAGTCAGCTGTGGGAATATCAAGGAAGCAAATTTTGTTCCAAAGTATTAGACCAAGTTTTCCAGACAAGTTATTAACTCGAGAAGGAcggcttctctctctctctcacccgttttatttttatttggtccCTTTACAATGTTTGCCTCATGATCCTTAATGTATAAATAGGCAAGGAAAAATCGGGGTATGCATTGCTCCAAATTCGTAGCAGCTTTATTTATTAATGTAGATTTTACCGTGAATGCATGCACGGTTCTCCCAGTGCACTGTTTCATGTGTATCTGTATTTTCACTGCATCTCTGTAGATCTGGGTATGTATCTGTCTCTGCATGCAGATTATTCGATGAATACTCCCCATCGCTTATACCGGTAAGAAAACAATTTCCTTAGTTTCCTCAGGGCTGGCAAAGTGAACGCTTGAATGCAGGCAATTCGAAATAGaaggtgtggaaaaaaaaaccaaaccacccaaaacccacaaacataaAAAATGTCTGAGGACgagatttctttctaaaagaaaagctAGCCTAGAACATCCTCGCGTGAAGCTTACGAGTGGTGCAAAAAATATCTTTGGCTAAGAGCAGCGGGTTGTATATTCTGAACACAAAATCGATGTATTCGTATCTGAAAATATAGAAATTTGGGATTAATACGTGCATGCAATATTCCTACAATCGGTGCCCCCATAAGGACATTTATAACGTATCTTCCCAAATCCTTCTTTATTTAACGATTGCTGCTTTGTGCCCGTTTTAAACAAACGAAAAGCCTGATCTCGGCAGTTCGCGTGAAGAGGTGGGGACAGCCCCCGCAGCACGCTTTccgcccggccctccccgccccgtgAGCCTGGTGGGGAGGTGGCGTTCAGATGAGGAAAAAGCGTGGTCAAAACACCACCCGCCAGGCAGGGAACCACCGGGAGCCCTCCCGGTGAGCAGGCagcggccgcccggcccgcccgAAGCACCGCCCGGGGCCAGCCGGGGAGGGTGACACCGCgcgcggccgcggcccggggctGGAGCACGCCGGGAAAGACCGCCGGACACCGGCGGCGAGAAATGCTCTCAgaaaggcgggggggaaggggggggcgggCAATGCAACAGCATCCAAACTCAACGTTTACCAGCCTGGCGTTAATGGCAGCATTTGATTTAAACCGCCGAGATCTCGTTTTACGGGTCTGACCCCGTGAGCCTCACGGTCTGGTGAGATGCACCGCTACGACCTGCGCTGATCGAGGAGAATGTACCTGTGCACGGCTAAGAGTCGGGATCTGTGCAGCCTGCGGGTGATAAAGATACAAACTTCAGTGGGATGAGTTTTCAgaatttgaagaaaatgcttAACCAAACCTCATACGGATACttttaaagatactgaaaactaaaaaaccctgaaatatcTCGAAAATAATTATTATTCAGGATCAGGGAGTGTATTAGGGAGATCTAATCttggtctattttttttttttagcatgtatTTGCTCCCCAGTGATGCTTGTTGTCAGCCCATAAAGATAACACTGGAAAAGCGCAGTAGTTCTGAAATATGGCTACCTGCATGTGGTCCATCTGGTAATACTGGGTACCACAGTGCAATCTATTTATGTGGAAATTAGGACCGTCGTCTCCCTTAAATGCCTCTCTATCTCTGGCGAGACAGGGACAGAGGTAATTAGCTGCCCTCAGACTGCCCGGTAAGCCTTCCATGTATAAATTGCCCATTCACTCGGAtgtgaattatttttaacatcCTGTCCTTTGTCATAAAAGCATCATTATGAACACGTGAAGGGATTAGGAGGGATAGGTAGTGTAAACCTCACGGTTTTTTCAAATAACGGATGAGCTATGCCGAGGTCTCTCCACCTCCTCGAAAGGATACACGTTGCCAGTTAGCTACCGGCAAACATTTCCCGCACTCCCCTTTGGCTGCTACGGCAAGACTGATGCACTGAGTGTATAAAGAAGAGCATACAGACACTGCCTTCTTTCTAATATACCTACATGAAGGGTTATTGCTTCTCCGTTTGCACTGGACAGAGATCATAACCAATATAAAAATGGGTACCCAAAACAGGTTGTCCTGCTAAAAGAGAAGGGCGAGATCTTCGGAAGCACACCTGTATTGCTCAGCTCCACTCCCATGCTCACCTTCCGCAGCCCAAACTAGCAGCATCCCACAGTTCTGTAGGATGGCCCATCATTTCTGCCTGGCACAGCCATCCTCATGTGGAGAAACTCCCTTTGCCATGCTGACTATCAGGCTGTGCTCTGCCAGGATCTCATGGTTCTTTAGAGCTCCCATTCTGGCAAACATAGTGGCTTCTCGCTCAGTGCAGGCTTGCTCAGACCCTGACTCCTTTCTCAAGGCGTGTAAATTGCACTAGTAGAGTTTGTCTGAAGCTGATCTGTTCAACACTAAACTTAGCCTGCTGCATGGGGAAATGCCCTGCCCGTTCCTGGGGCAAGAGGGAGGCACGGCTGTCTGTGGTGAGCAGCGAGGCTCAGGCGCTTGTGTGCCTTTAACTTGATCCATCTTGATTGGGCAGGGGTGGCCATCAGCACATTTTGGGAGCCTTGCTTCTTATAGCTTCTTTATCTAGTTGGGCTGATCACCAGGGGCTTGGGAAACCAAGCAGATAGTTGTATTGGTTTCTGCAGGTAGTCTTTCACATATGTGTGTTCAAAAGCAGTTAAAGCAGGCTCAGTCAGCTGCAGCTTGGACAGCGACCCTTTCCCCAGACGTTCATGCTTCCCAGGGAGATCATCACTGTGGTATATTGAGGGAGGCCAGCAGAACAGCGTCCTTGGGAAATGACTGTGAACAATTTCAAGCAAATACATTGCCCCCCTTGTGCATAAACTATGAAAGCTGtcaacctttcttctttttctcttcttctttctgacAAGCAGTCTTATTTCAAAGGTTTCCATACTCTGGCCAGGTGTTACCAAAGTGACCAAAGACTTGGGGTATCCCCATTTTTGAGTGTCTACCTGGAGACAGCATGGTCAAGGGGCTTGTTTTTGGCCCTGTACTCAGCTTTTGCCCTTCTTAGTTTAGCACACACAAAGCAAGGTACCTGGAACAAGTGCTGAgcgaggttgtggagtctccatccttggaattATTTAAAACTCAGCTGAGCAGGGATATGGGCAACGTCCTCTACATTTTAGGTTACTCCTGCTTTGAACGGGAGGTTGGACCAGCTGCCTTCCAGAGGTCCTCTCCAAACCAGATTTTTCTAGGCATCAGTTGTGCTCCAGGATTTGGAGGAGAAGCCTGTGATTCTTGCTGGGGAAGGAAACAATTTCTGCAGAGCCTGAACTGGAATACACTGACTTATTTGAAGACTTCTTTAACCTTCAGCCAGTAGTCATGATAGAGTGGTTCCACCAATGCTGTTGGACTTGCAGAGGGAACTTTGGTCTCCCAAGTGCCCTCTGGATAGCTTCAGCTCACAGTCGGTGAGATGGTGCTAGTGAGGAATTATGATGTGAAAGTGCTGAAGTTCCTCTGAGAAAGCCTGCACTTGGGTGGTGTGTTGCTGCTTTGTAACCAGTGAGAAAGGATTGATACAGCATATTTGATGCAGCAGAAAAATGACCACTGCTTCTTTTCTTGTACATGGGAGAATGAGACAGATATCTATAAGGCAGCATAAAATGCCTAGACCAGGTCACAGTACTCTTCTGCAGTTTTGTTCTCATGAGATGTTGCAAATAGACCTTAATTTTAGCAGGATCtctgtgaaaaacatttttttttttccttctaggaTCCTGCTCTGTTCACTTTAAGAAGACTGTGTCCTCAAATGTCTGTAAAAGCTTTTGGCCTCAGGTTTTCATTAacttctctgccttctctttgcAGACATGAATGAGGAGCGGTTGGGTGATGCCAGTGGAGCAGACAATGCCGAGACCTACAGTGACAAAGACACAGACCAAAGGAGTTCCCCAGACATGACTAAAGCCAAAAGTTGCTTCACCCCAGAAAGCCCTGAAATTGTTTCAGTGGATGAGGTCGGTTATGCAGTTCAGAAAAATGGTGGGAACACAGAGAGCCGTCCAGACAGCCCCAAGTACCACCCAGAGCAGAACCACCTCCTGATAGAAGgtccttccgggacagtttctttACCTTTCAGTTTGAAAGCCAACAGACCTCCACTTGAAGTCTTGAAAAAGATCTTCCCTAACCAAAAGCCAACCGTGCTGGAGTTGATCCTGAAGGGGTGCGGCGGTGATCTGGTGAGTGCTGTAGAGGTTCTCCTGTCCAGTCGGTCTTCGGTGGCCAGTGGGGAGAGAACTTCTGCAGAATCCGATGGTCTCGTTTTGCCTTCCAACGGGCACATTTTTGAACACACGCTGAGTTCGTACCCTATTTCCTCTTCCAAGTGGTCCGTGGGCTCAGCATTTAGGGTTCCTGACACACTGAGGTTCTCTGCTGATTCCAGTAATGTTGTGCCAAATCCTCTGGCTGTACCTTTGCAGCACCCTTTCCCTCAGCCACCACGCTACCCGCTGATGTTGAGGAACACTTTGGCAAGAAACCAGTCCAGCCCGTTCCTGCCCAATGACGTCACCCTGTGGAACACCATGACGCTGCAGCAGCAGTACCAGCTGCGGTCCCAGTATGTCAGTCCTTTCTCTAGCAACTCGGCCAGCGTTTTCCGAAGCTCGCCTGTCCTTCCTTCCCGCTCGTCAGAAGATCCTAGGATCTCAATCCCCGATGACGGGTGTCCTATTGTGTCTAAGCAACCGATTTACACAGAAGATGAGTATGATGAAAGGTCTGATTCTTCAGACTCAAGAATACTCAACACATCTTCTTAGACTGACATACAACATGTGATAGCTAAGTGATACTTGCAGTGCAGCTGAACTACTGAGCCCTAAGAGGAGGGACACGTACTCTACGAAACCCTTGCAATTGTATTAAAAAGTGACTTTGCTTGGTATTGTACTCTAGCAATAAAGACATAACTTATTTAATTTCTTGCACTTCACTGGATAATGCCAAATAGCAATACTCTGGCTTTAGCGCTGAGTGTGTGTTACAAAGGAAGACTTTACGGCTATCAGTTATGGGACTCTGGAAGACTCATGATGGAAACAGAAGCCCAAGGTCTACTTTGTTCCTTAACTCAGAAAAATGGGGATGTTAAACCAGAATACTTGAATGCTGTTTTATAAGAGAGAACTCCTCAGGACATAAGAAATCAAACAAACGTAGTTCAATTGCAAATGGACTAAAACAAGGACCTTAACCATCTTATGCCAGTGATCATCcttgcagtgaaagaaaaggcagaagaaagaaacatgcACATGAAACTAGCATGAGCTGCTTCTGCGCCGTTTGAGCTTGAACACTTTTCAGAGAAATAATATTAAGAGTTATTCTTTTCCCATGTCTAGGTCGAAATGTGTAATGTCAGTGTAAAACCAATTACAGCTGTGAATTGCATGAAGTGTATTGTGAAATGAACACAAGATTAAACATTGTCAGGTTAATGTAGCATGCTAAGGACTCTAGAAAAATAAACTAAGATGATGATCTTGGTTTATGTCATTTATACTGGGCAAATAACATTTCTGAAGATAGAGAGCTGATTAATCCTCAGCTGAGGTTAAAATGTCCAGCTCAAGCAACTGCAGTCAAGGGAAGCCTCTTTTTCCAAGTCCAGGTTCTGCTTCCCTGCCTTGTAGCTTGCGACTGAGATTAGGCAAATGTCATCAGGGAAGCTGAGGTCTCTTGGCTATGTACTGCAGACACTTCCAAGCTCAGCTGAGTAAAGCAGAGCTTGCTACagtcacagcaagcagaaaaaaagtctctCCCGATGCTTCAGAAGCATCTTTTTTCCTGTACTGTAGAAGT from Aptenodytes patagonicus chromosome Z, bAptPat1.pri.cur, whole genome shotgun sequence harbors:
- the DMRT3 gene encoding doublesex- and mab-3-related transcription factor 3, encoding MNGYGSPYLYMGGPVSQPPRAPLQRTPKCARCRNHGVLSWLKGHKRYCRFKDCTCEKCILIIERQRVMAAQVALRRQQANESLESLLPDSLRALPGPPGSAEPPAPPPGPPPCAAPPRAPAELAAAAALRWAAEPPPALSGPLPKADMNEERLGDASGADNAETYSDKDTDQRSSPDMTKAKSCFTPESPEIVSVDEVGYAVQKNGGNTESRPDSPKYHPEQNHLLIEGPSGTVSLPFSLKANRPPLEVLKKIFPNQKPTVLELILKGCGGDLVSAVEVLLSSRSSVASGERTSAESDGLVLPSNGHIFEHTLSSYPISSSKWSVGSAFRVPDTLRFSADSSNVVPNPLAVPLQHPFPQPPRYPLMLRNTLARNQSSPFLPNDVTLWNTMTLQQQYQLRSQYVSPFSSNSASVFRSSPVLPSRSSEDPRISIPDDGCPIVSKQPIYTEDEYDERSDSSDSRILNTSS